A stretch of Pirellulales bacterium DNA encodes these proteins:
- a CDS encoding trypsin-like peptidase domain-containing protein gives MRKNVVLCLLSAVLGGVLAAGLWNQPNPAHRVTAAEPPAVTGPRIEPVGTPGNEPLPVAVRARAAVEDDLTPEERVNVAVYENVNRSVVNIVTKIPGTAGFLMFDNTEVGAGSGSVLDKRGHILTNYHVIEGAKEIEVTLFDGTQHDARLVGRDISSDVAVIQIEAPPDVLFPVFFGDSTRLKVGQKVFAIGNPFGFDRTLTTGIISSLDRSIPARNDRTIKSIIQIDAAINPGNSGGPLLDSHGRLIGMNTAIASRTGQNTGIGFAIPVNNISRVVPELIEKGHVVRPETGITRVYQTEQGLYVVTMATGGPAEQAGLRGFKVVKQVKRQGPFTYQTETVDRSSADLIIGVNGEKTLTRNDFLNAIEAHHPGEDVILNVIREGRQIAVRLRLAAAES, from the coding sequence ATGCGCAAAAACGTCGTTTTGTGTCTGCTGAGCGCGGTTTTGGGGGGCGTCTTGGCCGCGGGCTTGTGGAACCAGCCGAATCCCGCCCATCGGGTGACGGCCGCGGAACCCCCGGCCGTGACAGGTCCGCGGATCGAGCCGGTGGGGACGCCGGGAAACGAGCCATTGCCAGTGGCCGTCCGAGCGCGGGCCGCCGTTGAAGACGACCTGACTCCCGAGGAGCGGGTCAACGTAGCCGTCTACGAAAATGTCAACCGCAGCGTCGTGAACATCGTCACCAAGATCCCCGGCACGGCCGGATTCTTGATGTTCGACAACACCGAGGTCGGGGCCGGCTCCGGCTCGGTCCTCGACAAACGGGGGCACATCCTGACGAACTACCACGTCATTGAAGGTGCGAAGGAAATCGAAGTCACGCTCTTCGACGGCACGCAGCACGACGCCCGTCTCGTGGGACGCGACATTTCCAGTGACGTCGCGGTGATCCAGATCGAGGCCCCGCCCGACGTTTTGTTTCCGGTCTTTTTCGGCGACTCGACGCGGCTCAAAGTTGGCCAAAAAGTTTTCGCCATCGGCAATCCGTTCGGCTTCGATCGCACGCTGACCACGGGCATCATCTCCAGCCTCGATCGCTCGATTCCCGCGCGAAACGATCGAACGATCAAGTCGATCATTCAAATCGATGCGGCCATCAATCCGGGCAATTCCGGCGGGCCGCTGCTCGATAGCCATGGCCGGCTGATCGGAATGAACACGGCCATCGCCAGCCGAACTGGCCAAAACACGGGAATCGGGTTCGCGATTCCGGTGAACAACATCTCGCGCGTCGTTCCGGAGTTGATCGAGAAGGGGCACGTCGTTCGCCCCGAGACCGGGATCACGCGCGTTTATCAAACCGAACAGGGTCTGTACGTCGTGACCATGGCGACCGGCGGACCTGCAGAACAGGCCGGCTTGCGCGGTTTCAAGGTCGTAAAGCAGGTCAAGCGACAAGGGCCGTTCACATACCAAACTGAAACCGTCGATCGCAGCTCCGCCGATCTGATCATCGGAGTGAACGGCGAAAAGACCCTCACGCGCAATGATTTCTTAAACGCGATCGAGGCCCACCATCCGGGCGAGGACGTGATCCTCAACGTCATCCGCGAAGGGCGTCAGATTGCAGTGAGATTGAGGTTGGCCGCGGCGGAGTCGTGA